A segment of the Streptomyces sp. NBC_01235 genome:
GATGTCGCGTCCCGCCCTCAGGATCAGCCGTGTGGGCGAGCCGCCGCCCGCACCAGATCTTCCCCGTGTTCCCGCCCCGCGGCGCGCGTGGTGGGCCGCGCAGGACTGGATCCCCGCCGCGACCGTCCGCGCCGAGGACGACGGGGCCGTGCTGTCGATGGTGAGCAGCGGACTCGGCATGGCGATCATGCCCGCGCTATCCCTCACCTCGACGCCGCCCGGCACGGAGATCACCGACCTCGGCCCGCGTCGCCCCACCCGTCGGATCGGCTACGTCACCACACCGGAACTCGCCACGACCACGGCCGTTCGGGCGCTCGTCCGGGAGCTCCGGGCATGGCGGGCGTCCGCGAAACCGCAGCTCGGCGGGGTGTGACCCAGGGCGCCGTCTCAGATAGTAGGAAGTCCGAGTAATTGTAGAGACAAGCGCGTGCTCCTCCTTTAGCTTTGTAGGAGCCGAACGTCTCGCTCGATCAAGCGAATGGCGGTCGTGAGCCGGAACCCCGTGCAGGCAACCCCTGCGGTCCGCTCCCCGCCCCATCCGGCGTCTCGTAACCCTTTTGGCACTCCCTGGATTTCGAAGGAGTCGATTTCCCATGGCCGAGACGACCGTCCGCCGCCGAGTCCGTCATGTCTCCCGCATGAGCGAGTCCGACCGCAAGAACGCCGCCGCCGCCCTCCAGCGCGCCCTCGACCGCCGCGACAACGGCGGCGAGACCGGCCACTGAGCCGCCCGCGCCGGAACCCCGCGGTGGAACCCCCGCGGTAGAACACAGTCCGGGAGCCGCACCCGCACGGGGTGCGGCGCGGGCCCCCGAACGGGACTTCGGGCCCCGCGCCGCGCCTCGGCCCCTCCACTCCGCACCCCGACTTCCATGTCCGCATCGCGGACGGTCCATGTCATCCCATGGGACGAGGAGTAGGGTTCCCGCATGTCTCGCAGCCTCAATCTCGCAGTGATTCCCGGTGACGGCATCGGCCAGGAGGTCGTGGCCGAAGGTCTCAAGGTCCTCTCCGCCGTCCTCCCGCAGGATGTGAAGCTGGAGACCAAGGAGTACGACTTCGGTGCCAGGCGCTACCACGCCACCGGTGAGACCCTCACCGACGCCGACGCCGAGGCGCTCAAGCAGCACGACGCCATCCTGCTCGGCGCGATCGGCGACCCGAGCGTCCCCTCCGGTGTCCTGGAGCGGGGCTTCCTGCTCAAGCTGCGATTCCTCTTCGACCACCACGTCAACCTGCGTCCGTCGAAGCTCCTCCCGGGTGTCGCCACCCCGCTGGCCGGGCAGCCCGAGATCGACTTCATCGTGATCCGCGAAGGCACCGAGGGCCCGTACACCGGCAACGGCGGCACGATCCGCAAGGGCACCCCGCACGAGGTCGCCACCGAGGTCTCCGTGAACACGGCCTTCGGCGTCGAGCGCGTCGTCCGGGACGCCTTCGCCCGCGCCCAGGCCCGCCCGCGCAAGAAGCTGACGCTGGTCCACAAGAACAACGTGCTGGCCTTCGCCGGTCACCTGTGGACGAACATCTTCAACAAGGTGGCCGAGGAGTTCCCCGACGTCACCACCGACTACATCCACGTCGACGCGGCGACGATCTACCTCGTCACCGACCCCGCTCGTTTCGACGTGATCGTCACCGACAACCTCTTCGGTGACATCATCACCGACCTCGCCGCGGCCGTCTCCGGCGGCATCGGCGTCGCCGCGAGCGGGAACATCAACCCGTCCGGCGAGTTCCCGTCCATGTTCGAGCCCGTGCACGGCTCGGCCCCGGACATCGCCGGCCAGGGCAAGGCCGACCCCACCGCCACGGTCCTGTCCGTCGCCCTGCTCCTGCGCCACCTCGGCTACGAGACCGAGGCCGTCCGCATCGAGGACGCCGTCTCCGTCGACCTGGGGGAGCGCGGCTCGCTGCCCGCGCGCAGCACCTCCGAGATCGGCGACGCGCTCTCCGTACGAGTAGCCGGCTGACCCCGCGCTGCACGAAATCTCCCGTAGATCTTCCGAAGCCGCCGGGTCGCATCCGCACCCGGCGGCTTCCGCATGTCCCCCGCCGGGTGCCACCATCAACCCTGGGTCGCATTCACGCCGTTTTGGCCCTCGTCCGCCGCTTGCGATAATCGAACGCGGAGCCGCGGTATGAGGGAATGCTCGGACGTCCTAGCACCGGCCACTGGCCGTACGGACGTGAGCGCGGCCCGTCACTACACAACCGGTGAAGGACAACCACTCATGACGACGCCCACGATCGAGCTAAAGCCCTCCGCCAGCCCCACCTCCGCCGCCGAGCGCGAGGCGATCCTGGCGAACCCCGGGTTCGGCCGCCACTTCACCGACCACATGGTGACGATCAAGTGGACCGAGGGTCGAGGCTGGCACGACGGCCAGCTCGTTCCCTACGCGCCGATCCCCCTCGACCCGGCCACCATGGTCCTGCACTACGCGCAGGAGATCTTCGAGGGCCTGAAGGCGTACCGCCGTCCCGACGGCTCCGTCGCCACCTTCCGCCCCGACCAGAACGCCAAGCGCTTCCAGCGCTCCGCCCGCCGCCTGGCCATGCCCGAGCTGCCGGTCGAGACGTTCATCGAGGCCTGCGACGCCCTCGTCGGCCAGGACAAGGACTGGGTGCCCGCGCACGGCGGCGAGGAGTCCCTCTACCTGCGCCCCTTCATGATCGCGACCGAGGTCGGCCTGGGTGTGAAGCCGGCCAACGAGTACCTCTTCCTCGTCATCGCCTCGCCGGCCGGCGCCTACTTCCCGGGCGGCGTCAAGCCCGTCTCCATCTGGGTCTCCGAGGACCACGTCCGCGCCGTCCCCGGCGGCATGGGCGACGCCAAGACGGGCGGCAACTACGCCGCCTCACTGCTCGCCCAGGCCGAGGCCGCCGCGCAGGGCTGCGCCCAGGTCTGCTACCTCGACGCGGTCGAGCGCAAGTGGGTCGAGGAGCTCGGCGGCATGAACCTGTACTTCGTGTACGGCGACAAGATCGTCACACCCTCGCTGACGGGCTCCATCCTGGAGGGCGTCACCCGCGACAGCCTCCTCAGCGTCGCCCGCGACCTCGGCTACGAGGCCGAGGAGGGCCGCGTCTCCGTCGAGCAGTGGCAGCGCGACTCCGAGAACGGCACGCTGAAGGAGGTCTTCGCCTGCGGCACCGCCGCCGTGATCACCCCCGTCGGCACGGTCAAGCGCACCGGCGGCGAGTGGCAGCAGTCGGGCGGCGAGCCCGGCGAGGTCACCCTCAGGCTCCGCCAGGCCCTGCTGGACATCCAGCGCGGCACGGCCGAGGACAAGCACGGCTGGATGCACGAGCTGGGCTGAGCCGTCCCGACGGGCGGACGCGCACGGCCCGTCCGCGTCCGCCCGACGCGTACCGCCTCCCCCTCGCGGGTATCCACTGATTCCGCGGGGGGAGTGTTCCCTCCGGTGTGCCCACGCGGCCGAGGGAGGGAGCGCGGGTTCGGCGCGAGCGAGTTCCTGCCGGGGCTGGAGGCGGGGGCGTGAGCGCCGGGGCGACACAGCAGGCCGCGAGGGATGCGGCGCGGTGGTGGGGACACGGTTCAGCGAGTGCTGCACCGCCTACGAGACCCACTTCCTGCCCGACGCCGTAAGGGCGGCCACCGTATGAGCGGCCACCGTATGAGCGGCACCCGGCGCACTCCGGCCCCGCCGCGCGAGCGGATCCTCGCCGCCGCCATGGCGATGATCGCCGAGCGCGGTCCGAGAAGCTCACCATGGCGGGGCTCGGCCGTGCCGTCGGCATGAGCAGCGGCCACCTCCTCTCCTGCTTCCACTCCAAGGACGAGCCGCTGCTGCGCACCCTGGAGCGGAGCGAGGGCCGCCTCGGCGCCGAGCGCGCCCGCCTGCTGACCCGTGCCGCCCCGCCCACGAGCGCCTCGACGGCTCCATCCACGTGGCGATCGGGCTGCGTGGCACGGACCGGGAACACGTTCTCGCCCATGTAAGGGAGTTCCTGGACGCTCGCTGCTCGCATCCTGAGACACCCGATTCGCTTCGGGGTGGCTTGTGCCAGACTGCCCCCGTGCTCTCGTTCGCCATGATTATTGGCAGCAGGCGCGCCGGTCCGCAGTGACCGCTCCGTACGACCAGGTACGAGCGGCCATCGTCGTCCTCGACCCGCGCGCAGACCTCTCGCACCCGCGAGGGGTTTTTCGCTTTTCTGGCCCACCCACAGCCGGGAGCACGAGCGCGAGGGACCATGGGGGGATGGTGGAGCCGGTCATTCCGGTAACGACCGAGATCCGACACAGGAGCCTTCAGACCATGACCGCAACCAGCGAGCTCGACGATTCGTTCCACGTCTTCGACACCACCCTGCGCGACGGTGCGCAGCGTGAGGGCATCAACCTCACCGTCGCCGACAAGCTGGCCATCGCCCGGCACCTGGACGACTTCGGCGTGGGCTTCATCGAGGGCGGCTGGCCCGGCGCCAACCCGCGGGACACCGAGTTCTTCGCCCGTGCCCAGCAGGAGATCGACTTCAAGCACGCCCAGCTGGTCGCCTTCGGCGCGACCCGCCGGGCTGGCGCGAAGGCCGCGGAGGACCCGCAGGTCAAGGCGCTGCTGGACTCGGGCGCGGCGGTGATCACCCTGGTCGCGAAGTCCCACGACCGGCACGTCGAGCTGGCCCTGCGCACGACGCTCGACGAGAACCTGGCGATGGTCAGCGACACCGTGTCCTTCCTCAAGGGCCAGGGCCGCCGGGTCTTCGTCGACTGCGAGCACTTCTTCGACGGCTACCGCGCCAACCCCGAGTACGCGAAGGCGGTCGTCCGGGCGGCGTCCGAGGCCGGCGCGGACGTGGTCATCCTGTGCGACACCAACGGCGGCATGCTCCCGGCGCAGGTCCAGGCGGTCGTCTCCACGGTCCTCGCCGACACCGGCGCCCGCCTCGGCATCCACACCCAGGACGACACCGGCTGCGCGGTGGCCAACACCCTGGCCGCGGTGGACGCGGGCGCGACGCACGTCCAGTGCACGGCGAACGGCTACGGCGAGCGGGTCGGCAACGCCAACCTGTTCCCGGTCGTGGCCGCGCTGGAACTGAAGTACGGCAAGAAGGTGCTGCCCGAGGGCAAGCTGCGCGAGATGACCCGCATCTCGCACGCGATCGCCGAGGTCGTCAACCTCACGCCGTCCACACACCAGCCGTACGTGGGTGTCTCGGCCTTCGCGCACAAGGCCGGGCTGCACGCCTCGGCCATCAAGGTCGACCCGGACCTGTACCAGCACATCGACCCCGAGCAGGTCGGCAACACCATGCGGATGCTGGTGTCCGACATGGCCGGGCGTGCCTCGATCGAGCTCAAGGGCAAGGAGCTCGGCGTCGACCTGGGCGACGACCGCGAAGTGGTCGGCCGGGTGGTGGAGCGGGTCAAGGAGCGCGAGCTCAAGGGCTACACCTACGAGGCGGCGGACGCCTCGTTCGAGCTGCTGCTGCGCGCGGAGGTCGAGGGCGGGCCGCTGAAGTACTTCGAGGTCGAGTCCTGGCGGGCCATCGTCGAGGACCGCCCCGACGGCACCCACGCCAACGAGGCGACGGTCAAGCTGTGGGCCAAGGGCGAGCGCATCGTCGCGACGGCGGAGGGCAACGGCCCGGTCAACGCCCTGGACCGCGCCCTGCGCGTGGCCCTGGAGAAGATCTACCCGCAGCTGGCCAAGCTCGACCTGGTCGACTACAAGGTCCGCATCCTGGAGGGCGTCCACGGCACCCAGTCCACCACCCGCGTCCTGATCTCCACGACGGACGGGGCGGGCGAGTGGTCCACGGTGGGCGTGGCGGAGAACGTCATCGCGGCCTCGTGGCAGGCCCTGGAGGACGCCTACACGTACGGGCTGCTGCGGGCGGGGGTGGACCCGGCGGAGTGAGTTCCCGGGGCCGGTTTCCGGGGCCCGGTGTTCCCGGGCCGGGATTCCGGCCTCCCAGGGTGTCCGGTTTTGTGGCGCTTCGGGTAGCTTCGAGGTATGAAGGTCGCGACTCCGACCCGCCCTCCCCGAGACATCATCGGACCGCTGCTCGCACTGGCGTTCGCCGTCCTGACGGTCCTCACCGTCCTCGTGTCGGCGGGCGCCCCGCGTGCCACCGCGGCCGCGCCCGAGGCGACCGGTGTCTCGGCCATCGCCGAGGCGCTCCGCGAGAGCCCGGTCTACGTCGACCCGGCGGCGAGCGGCCGACTGTCCCAGGCGGACGCGCACGCGCTCCGGCAGCAGATCGAGGACGCCGACAAACCCCTGTTCATCGCCGTCCTGCCCGCCGACTACCCCACGGCGAACCTGTTCACGGATCTGCGCACCGCGACCGGCGTCACCGGCCTGTACGCGATCCGCCTCGGTGACCGCTTCGACGCCCGCGCCGACTCCTCGGTCCTGTCGCGCACCGCCGTCCAGAACCTCGTCACCAGCGTCCGCGGCGAGAGCGACGTGAAGACCCAGCTGACGGACTTCACCGACCGGGCCCTGGCCAACATGGGCGGCTCGGCCCCCGGGTCCTGGAACTCCTCGGGCGGCGGCGACGGTGTCTCGTCCACCGCGCTGATCGCGGTGGGCGTGGTCCTGGTGGCCGGCGGGGCGGGCGCGTACACCCTGGTGCGGCGCAACCGCCGCCGTCACGCGGAGGAGCAGCGGGCCGCCCTCGACCGGCTGCGGGTCGTCGTGGACGAGGACATCACGGCCTTCGGCGAGGAACTCGACCGCCTGGACTTCCACCCGGCCGAGGCGGGCGCCGACGACACCATGCGCGCCGACTACGAACGCGGCCTGGACGCCTACGAGCAGGCCAAGTCGTCGATGGCGGCGGCGACGAGACCGGAGGACGTCCGCGCCGTCACCCAGGCCCTGGAGGACGGCCGTTTCTCCCTCGCCCAGCTCGCCGCGCGCCGCGAGGGCAAGCCGTTGCCCGAGCGCCGTCCGCCCTGCTTCTTCGACCCCCGCCACGGCCCCTCGGTCGCCGACGCCACCTGGACGCCGCCCGGCGGGGCCACCCGCGAGGTCCCGGTCTGCGCGGCGGACGCGACCCGCCTCGCCGACGGCCGCGACCCCGTGATCCGCGAGGTCGACAGCGACTACGGCCGCCGCCCCTACTGGGAGGCCGGCCCGGCCTACGGCCCCTGGGCGGGCGGTTACTTCGGCGGCGGCATCCTGCCCGGCCTCCTGGTCGGCACGATGCTCGGCTCGATGATGGCCACCCCGTCCTACGCCGCCGACTACGGCACCGGCTACGGCGACTTCGGCGGCGGCTACCAGGGCGGCGACGTCTCCGGCGGCGACTTCGACCCCGGCGACTTCGGCGGCGGCTTCGGCGGCGGGGGAGGGGACTTCGGCGGAGGTGGCGGGGGCGACTTCGGCGGCGGGTTCTGAGACACCCCAGGGCACGGGCCTGGGTGCGAGCACGGGCCCGGCGCGGGGCGGCGCCGGGCCCGTGGTCCTCGTACGAGGTGGTCTGCGGGAGTGGCCTACGAGGCCGAGCGTCGCCTCAGAGCGAGGCCGCAGCCGAGGCGATGGCCGAGGCGAAGGTGGACACCTCGGAGTAGACGCCGGGGGCGTTGGCCCGGGCGCAGCCGATGCCCCAGCTCACGATGCCGACCTGGATCCACTCGTTGTTGGCGTCCCGGCGGAACATCGGGCCGCCCGAGTCGCCCTGGCAGGTGTCGGTGCCGCCGGCCGTGTACCCGGCGCAGATCTCGTCGCCGGCGACGAGGCCGCTGTAGCCGCTGTACGTGCGGCAGGTCGCGTCACTCACGAAGGGCACGGTGGCCTTGAGCAGGTAGCGCTGCTGGGCGCCGCCCTCGGTCGCGGCTCCCCAGCCGGCGATGGTGAAGGTGCCGGTGTTGTACTGCGTGGTGGTGGCGATCTTCAGGGTGGGCAGCGTGGTGATGGGCGAGGCGAGCTTGATGAGCGCCCAGTCCTTGCCGTTGCCGTTGTAGCCGGGGGCCCGGTACACGTACGTGGACTTGACCTGGACCCGGCCGGTGGTGGACTGCAGGTCCACGACGCCGGCGGTGGCGGTGATGCTGGTGTTGGCGCCGGTCCCGCTGACGCAGTGCGCGGCGGTGAGCACGATCTGCTGGGTGTAGAGCGCCCCGCCGCAGCCCATGGAGAGCCGGACCATGAACGGGAACTCGCCCTGCGCGGCGCGGGTTCCGCCGACGACGGGCGAGGGAGCGGCCTGAGCGGCCGAGACGGGCTGGAGGCCGGCGATCGCGAGTGCGGCCGCGCCGACGGCGGCGAATCTCTTGAGGGCGGTGAGGAGCTTCTTCAAGGTGCTGCCTTCCGTGGGGGGTTGGCTCTGACCGGTGCCGCTATGGCGTGAACATGCCAACGCACACCGTGCACGCAAAGAATTTCCCATGCGCTGGCATGGTCAGGTCAAATCTGTTGCTGGATTATGGGAACGCCGCAAGCCCTCACACAAGGGGGCTGATTCAGCCACCTGTCGCGGTCGGCGGGGAGGGCGGGGAAGGTCAGGGCGACCCGGGCACGACCAGCCCAGACTCGTACGCCATGACGACCGCCTGGGTGCGGTCCCGCAGCCCCAGCTTGGACAGCACCCGGCTGACGTGCGTCTTCACCGTCTCCTCGCCCACTCTCAGCCGGGCCGCGACCTCCGGGTTCGACAGCCCCTCCGCGAGCAGCCGCAGCACGTCCGTCTCCCGCGGGGTGAGGGCGGAAAGTACGCCCTGCGCATCCTGCGCGCCCTGTGCGCGGGACCTCGGCCGCTGCCGGGCGAACTCGGCGATCAGCCGCCGGGTGACGGCGGGCGCGAGGAGCGCCTCACCGGCGGCGACGACCCGTACCGCGTCGAAGAGCCGCTCGGCGGTCACGTCCTTCAGCAGGAATCCGCTCGCCCCGGCGGCCAGCGCGTCGTAAACGTGCTCGTCGAGGTCGAAGGTGGTGAGCACCAGCACCCGCGGCGCGTCCGGCCCGCGCAGCCGCCCGGTCGCCTCGATGCCGTCCATGACCGGCATCCGGACGTCCATGAGGACCACGTCGCAACGCCGCTCCCGGCACACCCGCACCGCCTCCGCACCGTCCCGCGCGGTCCCGACGACGGTGAAGTCCGCCTGTGTGCCGAGGAGTCCGGCGTAGCCGACGCGCACGAGCTCGTGGTCGTCGGCGATGACGATCCTGACCTCGCCGGCGGTCACCGCAGGGCCTCCGTACGCAGTGGAAGCCGGGCCTCGACCAGGAAACCGCCCCCGGCCGCCGGGCCGGTGCGCACCGAACCGCCCGCCGAAGCGGCCCGCTCCCGCATCCCGAGGAGTCCGTGCCCGGCGGCTCCGGCGGCGGCCGGCCCCGGCCCATTGTCCCGCACCCGCACCGCCAACTCCTCTTCCCCATAGTGGAGTTCCACGTCCACCGCCGCCCCCGGAGCGTGCCGGCGCGCATTGGTCAGCGCCTCCTGGACGATCCGGTACGCGGTGACCTCGACGCCCGGATCCAGCGGGGCGAGCGGCCCCGAGACGATCAGCCGGGTCCGGGCGCCGCCCGCCTCCCGCGACTCGTCCACGAGGTCGAGCAACTGCCCGAGCCCCGGCTGCGGCCGCCGCTGCACCCCCGGGCCCGCGTCCTCCCGCAGCACCCCCAGCAGCCTCCGCATCTCCGTCAGGGCGGTGCGCGCGGTGTCCCCGATGGCCAGCAGCCGGGTGGCGCCCTCGGCCGGCAGGCCCGGTGTGGTCAGCCGGGCGGTCTCCGCCTGCACGGCGATCATCGAGATGTGGTGGGCGACGACATCGTGCAACTCCCGTGCGATCCGCGCCCGTTCACCGCGCGCCGCATGCTCCAGCAGGGTGTCGGCGAAGGCCCGTTCGGTCGCGCTGTGCGCCTGGGCGGCACTGCGCACGTGCCGGGCGAGGCCGGTCGCCGCGGCGGCGGACGCGAGCGTGGCCACCAGCACGGCGACGATCCGCACCCCCTCCTGATCGCTGACCAGCGCGATCACGACGTACGGCACGACGAGCGGCCCCGCCCACCGGCCCAGCACATACACGCAGGCCAACTGTGCGACGACCCCGCCCACGGTGAGCGTCCCGAAGGCCACGAGCGCGAGCACGCACCCGGCGCTGACGGCGAGCGCGGCCCCGACCCGAGCGCCGCACTCGGCGCCGAGCACGAGCGCGAGGGGCAGGGTGGTGGCGAGGGCGAGCAGCAGAACGGCGGCGAAGGAACCCCCCAACTGACCGCTGCGCAGCACGACTTCACCCACGGAGAGCACTCCGAGCCCGACCGGCAGCACCCGCACGGCCGGCGCTCTTCTCTCCCGACTCGACTCTTCCCCCACGCCGCCATTGTGCCCACCCCCTCCCGCCCGGGCGTCCCCCACGCGAGGGACCCCCGCCGCGTGACGACACATCCCCGCCCCCGCCCCTAGCCTCCCTCGACATGACCGACAATCCGACCGATCAACCGGGGGGCGACGCCCCAGCCATCGAGGTCCGCGCCCTGCGCAAGCGCTTCGGCCGCACCCTCGCCGTGGACGGCCTCTCCTTCACCGTCGCCCCCGGCACGGTCACCGGCTTCGTCGGCCCCAACGGCGCCGGCAAGTCCACGACCCTGCGCTCCCTCCTCGCCCTCGACGCCCCCGACGAGGGCGAGGCCCTCATCGCCGGCCGCCCCTACCAGGCGCTGCGCCGCCCGCTGCTGACCGTCGGCGCCCTCCTCGACGCCGCCGCCCTGCACCCCGGTCGCCGGGGACGCGACCACCTGCGCTGGCTGGCCCACTCGCACGGCCTGCCGATACGCCGCGTGGACGACGTCCTCGAGCAGGTCGGCATGGAGAAGGCGGCCCGCCGCCGGGCCGGCGGCTACTCGCTCGGCATGCGCCAACGCCTCGGCATCGCGGCGGCCCTCCTCGGCGACCCCCCGGTCCTCCTCCTCGACGAGCCGGTCAACGGCCTGGACCCCGAGGGCATCCAGTGGATCCGCGCCTTCCTGCGCCGGCTCGCCGCCGAGGGCCGGGCGGTCCTCGTCTCCAGCCACCTGATGAGCGAACTGGAGGACACCGCCGACCAGGTGGTGGTCATCGGCCGCGGCCGGCTGATCGCCGACGCGCGGGTCGCCGACCTCCTCGCCGCCGCCTCCGGTGACCGCGTCCGCCTGCGCACGGACTCCCGTGCCCGCGCCATGGAGGTGCTGACCCACGAGGGCGGCACGGTGGCCGTCACCGACCGCGACACCCTCACCGTCTCCGGCCTGCCCGCCCCGAGGATCGTCGAACTCCTCTCCGCGGCCGACGTACCGGTGACCGAAGTGGGCGCCCACCGGGCGACGTTGGAGGAGGCATACATGGAACTCACCCGCACCGCCGCCGAGTTCACGGCGTCGAGGGGCGAGGTGTCCGCATGACCACGAAGCCACCACCCCCACCTGCCACCCTGTACCGCTCCAGCCTCCACGCGACCGCCCGCGCCGGTTTCCTCCGCCTCCTGCGCGCGGAGTGGACGAAACTGTGGACGGTACGCGCCTGGCTCCCGGCCCTGGCGGTGGCGGCGGCGGTCACCGTGGCCGTCTCCCAGCTCGGCGCGAGCGGCTCCGCCACCAGCGCCCTCGACGTCACCCTCGCCCCCGACGGCACGGTCGTCACCGACGCCTTCCACCTCACCCACCGCCCCCTGACCGGCGACGGCACCCTCACGGTCCGCGTGACCGGTCTGCGCAGCGCCGACGGCAAGGAGCTGGAGCCCTGGGCGAAGGCGGGCCTGATCGTCAAGCAGAGCCTCGCACCCGGGGCGCCGTACGCGGCGGTCCTGTCGACCCCCGAACACGGCGTACGCATGCAGTGGAACTTCACCCACGACAAGGCGGGCACCGGCGCGAGCACGACCGCCGCGGCCACTCGCTGGCTGCGCCTGACCCGCACGGGCGATCGCCTCACCGGCTACGGCTCCCCGGACGGCCGCACCTGGACGAAGATCGCGCAGATCGGCATCGAGGGCCTCACCGGCACCGTCGAAGCGGGCGTCTTCGTCGCCACGCCGGCCCACCAGGTCCTGCGCCGCTCCTTCGGCGGCACGAGCGAGGTGTTCGGCGGCGGAGCGGTCACCGGCACCTTCGACCACCTGTCCCTGACGGGTGCCGCGGGGGACTCCTCGGCACCGGCCTGGACCAGCACCGACGTCGGCGGCACGGCCCCCAACGGCCCCACCCCCGCCGACGCCCGGCGCGGCACCACGACCACCACCGCCTCCGGCGCCTACACCCTCACCGGCCGCGGCGACATCGCCCCCGACGAAAGCCTCGGCGACACGATCCAGATGAGCTTCCAGGGTGTCTTCGTCGGGGTCCTGTTCATGGCGGCCCTGGGCGCGCTGTTCATGACCAGCGAGTACAAACGGTCCCTGATCCGTACGACGTTCACGGCGACGCCGTCCCGTCTGAAGGTCCTGGCGGCGAAGGCGACGGTCACGGCCGGCGTGACCTTCACGGCCGGCCTCGCGGCGACGGCCCTGGCCTTCCCGCCGGCCCAGGACAGCCTGCGCGCGAACGGCTTCGAGCCTCCCGCCTTCCCGGACTACTCCTTCCTCGACACCCCGGC
Coding sequences within it:
- a CDS encoding 3-isopropylmalate dehydrogenase, which produces MSRSLNLAVIPGDGIGQEVVAEGLKVLSAVLPQDVKLETKEYDFGARRYHATGETLTDADAEALKQHDAILLGAIGDPSVPSGVLERGFLLKLRFLFDHHVNLRPSKLLPGVATPLAGQPEIDFIVIREGTEGPYTGNGGTIRKGTPHEVATEVSVNTAFGVERVVRDAFARAQARPRKKLTLVHKNNVLAFAGHLWTNIFNKVAEEFPDVTTDYIHVDAATIYLVTDPARFDVIVTDNLFGDIITDLAAAVSGGIGVAASGNINPSGEFPSMFEPVHGSAPDIAGQGKADPTATVLSVALLLRHLGYETEAVRIEDAVSVDLGERGSLPARSTSEIGDALSVRVAG
- a CDS encoding branched-chain amino acid aminotransferase yields the protein MTTPTIELKPSASPTSAAEREAILANPGFGRHFTDHMVTIKWTEGRGWHDGQLVPYAPIPLDPATMVLHYAQEIFEGLKAYRRPDGSVATFRPDQNAKRFQRSARRLAMPELPVETFIEACDALVGQDKDWVPAHGGEESLYLRPFMIATEVGLGVKPANEYLFLVIASPAGAYFPGGVKPVSIWVSEDHVRAVPGGMGDAKTGGNYAASLLAQAEAAAQGCAQVCYLDAVERKWVEELGGMNLYFVYGDKIVTPSLTGSILEGVTRDSLLSVARDLGYEAEEGRVSVEQWQRDSENGTLKEVFACGTAAVITPVGTVKRTGGEWQQSGGEPGEVTLRLRQALLDIQRGTAEDKHGWMHELG
- the cimA gene encoding citramalate synthase — its product is MTATSELDDSFHVFDTTLRDGAQREGINLTVADKLAIARHLDDFGVGFIEGGWPGANPRDTEFFARAQQEIDFKHAQLVAFGATRRAGAKAAEDPQVKALLDSGAAVITLVAKSHDRHVELALRTTLDENLAMVSDTVSFLKGQGRRVFVDCEHFFDGYRANPEYAKAVVRAASEAGADVVILCDTNGGMLPAQVQAVVSTVLADTGARLGIHTQDDTGCAVANTLAAVDAGATHVQCTANGYGERVGNANLFPVVAALELKYGKKVLPEGKLREMTRISHAIAEVVNLTPSTHQPYVGVSAFAHKAGLHASAIKVDPDLYQHIDPEQVGNTMRMLVSDMAGRASIELKGKELGVDLGDDREVVGRVVERVKERELKGYTYEAADASFELLLRAEVEGGPLKYFEVESWRAIVEDRPDGTHANEATVKLWAKGERIVATAEGNGPVNALDRALRVALEKIYPQLAKLDLVDYKVRILEGVHGTQSTTRVLISTTDGAGEWSTVGVAENVIAASWQALEDAYTYGLLRAGVDPAE
- a CDS encoding S1 family peptidase, which gives rise to MKKLLTALKRFAAVGAAALAIAGLQPVSAAQAAPSPVVGGTRAAQGEFPFMVRLSMGCGGALYTQQIVLTAAHCVSGTGANTSITATAGVVDLQSTTGRVQVKSTYVYRAPGYNGNGKDWALIKLASPITTLPTLKIATTTQYNTGTFTIAGWGAATEGGAQQRYLLKATVPFVSDATCRTYSGYSGLVAGDEICAGYTAGGTDTCQGDSGGPMFRRDANNEWIQVGIVSWGIGCARANAPGVYSEVSTFASAIASAAASL
- a CDS encoding response regulator transcription factor; this encodes MTAGEVRIVIADDHELVRVGYAGLLGTQADFTVVGTARDGAEAVRVCRERRCDVVLMDVRMPVMDGIEATGRLRGPDAPRVLVLTTFDLDEHVYDALAAGASGFLLKDVTAERLFDAVRVVAAGEALLAPAVTRRLIAEFARQRPRSRAQGAQDAQGVLSALTPRETDVLRLLAEGLSNPEVAARLRVGEETVKTHVSRVLSKLGLRDRTQAVVMAYESGLVVPGSP
- a CDS encoding sensor histidine kinase codes for the protein MGEESSRERRAPAVRVLPVGLGVLSVGEVVLRSGQLGGSFAAVLLLALATTLPLALVLGAECGARVGAALAVSAGCVLALVAFGTLTVGGVVAQLACVYVLGRWAGPLVVPYVVIALVSDQEGVRIVAVLVATLASAAAATGLARHVRSAAQAHSATERAFADTLLEHAARGERARIARELHDVVAHHISMIAVQAETARLTTPGLPAEGATRLLAIGDTARTALTEMRRLLGVLREDAGPGVQRRPQPGLGQLLDLVDESREAGGARTRLIVSGPLAPLDPGVEVTAYRIVQEALTNARRHAPGAAVDVELHYGEEELAVRVRDNGPGPAAAGAAGHGLLGMRERAASAGGSVRTGPAAGGGFLVEARLPLRTEALR
- a CDS encoding ABC transporter ATP-binding protein — its product is MTDNPTDQPGGDAPAIEVRALRKRFGRTLAVDGLSFTVAPGTVTGFVGPNGAGKSTTLRSLLALDAPDEGEALIAGRPYQALRRPLLTVGALLDAAALHPGRRGRDHLRWLAHSHGLPIRRVDDVLEQVGMEKAARRRAGGYSLGMRQRLGIAAALLGDPPVLLLDEPVNGLDPEGIQWIRAFLRRLAAEGRAVLVSSHLMSELEDTADQVVVIGRGRLIADARVADLLAAASGDRVRLRTDSRARAMEVLTHEGGTVAVTDRDTLTVSGLPAPRIVELLSAADVPVTEVGAHRATLEEAYMELTRTAAEFTASRGEVSA